A genomic window from Silene latifolia isolate original U9 population chromosome 11, ASM4854445v1, whole genome shotgun sequence includes:
- the LOC141614553 gene encoding uncharacterized protein LOC141614553, protein MEKAFNSRVKSHFKNKLGNNNPDPLLMAHQQSMVVRREHVCGTQFYTTKTTIGGKTRVILIEVNNKTVEDDPRLVIRVDNKRVIQVKHLKWKFRGSERFDVDGHRVQLSWDVYNWLFDDGGGGGGGNGGGDEGYALFTFRFEKELVDEGFDVEKRHCHSSYDSNERVLMWSQDSCGLSYERKKMKKKLLVNTSSSSSSSLSSASSSGSSSIMEWESVEENELKAPTGFSLLVYAWKN, encoded by the coding sequence ATGGAGAAGGCGTTCAACTCCCGGGTCAAGTCCCATTTTAAAAACAAGCTCGGAAACAATAACCCTGACCCGTTGCTGATGGCCCACCAACAATCCATGGTGGTCCGACGTGAGCACGTGTGTGGGACCCAGTTTTACACTACTAAAACTACCATTGGGGGTAAAACTAGAGTTATTTTAATCGAGGTTAATAATAAGACCGTTGAGGATGACCCGAGATTAGTAATCCGGGTCGATAATAAACGGGTTATTCAAGTTAAGCATCTTAAATGGAAATTTCGAGGTAGTGAACGTTTCGACGTCGATGGTCACAGAGTACAGCTCTCTTGGGATGTGTACAATTGGCTATTCGACGacggtggaggtggaggtggtggtaatggtggtggtgatgaaggGTATGCATTGTTTACGTTTCGATTCGAGAAGGAATTGGTTGATGAGGGTTTCGACGTCGAAAAGAGACATTGTCATAGTAGTTATGATAGTAATGAGAGGGTTTTAATGTGGAGTCAAGATTCATGTGGATTGAGCTAtgaaaggaagaagatgaagaagaaattgTTGGTAAACACGAGTTCGTCGTCGTCGTCTTCATTATCTTCAGCTTCATCGTCTGGTAGTAGTTCAATAATGGAATGGGAAAGTGTTGAAGAGAATGAATTGAAAGCTCCTACTGGATTTTCATTGCTTGTTTATGCATGGAAGAATTGA
- the LOC141615271 gene encoding B3 domain-containing transcription factor VRN1-like, which translates to MSFMAVDHRSHNFPSFFKIILEPRGDLRKLGIPKKFKTDHGDDLLDVVSLKIPTGKTWKVKLLKENGRAWFKDGWHEIVTYYSICHGHFLMFTYGGMSQFNVYIFDMTACEIEYPLDPPEVSVPKTVRETQIKTNPCSPSSSSKENGMLALVGQYKRKFGTLTPEHTKKINSYKFENPFFTVIMQPSYVTSKFRVNVPLKFAKEYLLKTQGSYTLQNATGDTWPIRCEGSTRRRINISTGWKKYAMDNKLRVGDICVFKLINAAKRLFKVETIRCSSQVPSICVVGRSSPTRSPEEDIEVIIIDE; encoded by the exons ATGTCCTTCATGGCTGTTGATCATCGTTCTCATAACTTTCCGAGCTTCTTCAAGATAATTCTTGAGCCTCGAGGCGATCTTCGTAAACTG GGAATTCCGAAGAAGTTCAAGACAGATCATGGGGATGATCTATTGGATGTTGTAAGCCTAAAAATTCCAACTGGTAAAACATGGAAAGTAAAGTTACTAAAAGAGAATGGAAGAGCATGGTTTAAAGATGGTTGGCATGAAATTGTGACCTATTATTCAATATGTCATGGCCATTTCTTGATGTTCACTTATGGAGGAATGTCTCAGTTCAATGTGTATATTTTCGACATGACCGCTTGTGAAATTGAGTACCCTCTTGATCCTCCAGAAGTCAGTGTCCCAAAGACAGTGAGGGAAACTCAGATCAAGACTAACCCTTGTTCACCTAGCTCTTCATCAAAAG AAAATGGGATGCTTGCTTTGGTTGGACAATATAAAAGGAAATTTGGAACTCTCACCCCTGAGCACACCAAGAAGATTAATTCTTACAAATTTGAAAACCCTTTTTTTACCGTCATAATGCAACCGTCTTACGTGACTTCTAAGTTCCGCGTG AATGTTCCATTGAAATTTGCTAAGGAGTACTTGCTAAAAACTCAAGGGAGCTACACACTTCAAAATGCAACTGGCGATACATGGCCTATTCGTTGTGAAGGCAGTACGAGAAGGAGAATTAATATTTCTACAGGCTGGAAGAAGTATGCAATGGACAACAAATTACGAGTTGGTGATATatgtgttttcaaattgataaatGCTGCAAAGCGTCTGTTCAAAGTTGAAACAATCCGATGTTCATCTCAAGTGCCAAGTATTTGTGTTGTTGGTCGAAGTAGTCCTACGAGATCTCCGGAAGAAGATATCGAAGTAATAATAATCGACGAGTAA